The following proteins are encoded in a genomic region of Coffea eugenioides isolate CCC68of chromosome 6, Ceug_1.0, whole genome shotgun sequence:
- the LOC113773539 gene encoding uncharacterized protein LOC113773539 encodes MPESRAKPSSSLASESERVYAHERTREGFYDSNRSPHHHPQDHHKETHGLRDDIEEETSISDVKAPNVFERAKEEIEAIVQAIHPRKEPQDTGNHGQDRHSAANVELKSEVSETHSEHDRKSPKFIERAKEDIEAFLHKKKPANHHHKDTHGASDDIDENTPISEIKGPNVFERAKEEVEALVHAIHPKKDSRTDTSSSKKEGGFRMSIGKGLEKMCSPRSHNKD; translated from the exons ATGCCTGAATCAAGAGCAAAACCTTCATCAAGCCTTGCTTCAGAATCAG AAAGGGTCTATGCTCATGAAAGAACTAGGGAAGGATTCTATGATTCAAATCGAAGCCCCCATCATCATCCTCAAGATCATCACAAGGAAACTCATGGATTGCGCGATGATATTGAGGAAGAAACTTCTATCAGTGACGTGAAGGCTCCGAATGTGTTTGAACGAGCCAAAGAGGAAATTGAGGCTATTGTTCAGGCAATTCATCCCAGGAAGGAACCTCAGGATACTGGGAATCATGGTCAAGACAG GCATTCTGCTGCAAATGTGGAATTAAAATCAGAAGTTTCAGAAACTCATTCAG AGCATGACAGAAAGTCGCCTAAATTTATTGAGAGAGCTAAGGAAGACATTGAAGCATTTTTACATAAAAAGAAGCCGGCAAATCATCATCATAAAGACACTCATGGAGCAAGTGATGACATAGATGAGAACACTCCCATTAGTGAAATTAAAGGTCCAAACGTCTTTGAAAGAGCAAAGGAAGAAGTTGAGGCCCTTGTTCATGCAATTCATCCGAAGAAGGATTCTAGAACAGACACTTCGTCATCAAAGAAAGAAGGTGGATTCAGGATGTCTATTGGAAAGGGGTTGGAAAAAATGTGTTCTCCACGGAGCCATAATAAAGATTGA